GCGCGCCACATAATAGGGGTGCATCGCGACCATGCTGTCGAGGAACGAATAGGTCAGCGTTCCGCTGTCATTGTAGGTGCGCCACATCAGGCCCTGGATGATGCCTGAATTCCACATTGCAAAGACGTAGATGAGCGTTCCGGCAAGCGCGAGCCAGAAGTGGACCTCGACAAGCGCGGGCGAATACATCCGCTCGCGTTTCCATAGCCACGGGACGACGGCATAGATCGAACCGAAGGTGATGAGCGCGACCCAGCCCATTGCTCCTGCATGGACATGACCGATCGTCCAGTCGGTATAGTGCGACAACGCGTTGACCGAGCGGATCGCCATGAACGAACCCTCGAAGGTCGAAAGTCCGTAAAAGATCGCGGCCATCATCATGAAGCGCAGGGTTGCATCGTCGCGCACCTTGTCCCATGCGCCATTGAGCGTGAGGAGCGCATTGGCGGCGGCGATCCAAGAGGGTACCAGCAGCATGACCGAGAAGGTCATGCCGAGCGTCTGCACCCACTGCGGCAGCGCGGTGTAGTGGAGGTGATGCGACCCCGCCCACATGTAGAAGAAGGTGATCCCCCAGAAGCCGATGATCGACATCCGGTAGGAATAGATCGGTCGTCCGGCACGCTTGGGCAGATAATAATACATCATGCCGAGGAAGCCGGCGGTCAGGAAGAATGCGACTGCGTTGTGGCCGTACCACCACTGTGTCATCGCATCCTGCACACCCGAGAACAGCGAATAGCTCTTCACACCGCCCAGCGAGGCCGGAACCGCAAGATTGTTCACGACATGGAGCAGCGCAACAACCAGAATGAAGGCCATGTAATACCAGTTGGCTACGTAGATGTGCGGCTCTTTGCGGCGCGCGAGCGTTCGCAGATAGAGTGAGAGATAGGTTACCCAGACGATGACCAGCCAGATATCGGCATACCATTCCGGTTCGGCATATTCCTTGGACTGGGTGATCCCGAGAAAGTATCCGGAGACCGCCAGGAGGCAGAACAGGTTGTAGCCGACAAGCACGAACCAGGGGCTGAACTGGTCAGGCATCCGCGCGCGGGATGTGCGCTGCATGACGTGGAAGGACGTCGCGATCAGGGCATTACCGCCGAAGCCGAAGATAACGCCGGTGGTATGTGCGGGCCGCAAGCGCCCGAAGCTCGACCAGGCAGAATCGAAGGTGAGGTCGGGGAACGCCAGCAGCCAGGCAACCCAGTCGCCGATGAACATACCGAACACGGCCCAGAGCATAGCAATGACGATCCCCACCTTACTCGGGTCGTCATAGTAAGTTTCGTGCCTGGAAGAAGGAGGCTCCGGCTCGAAATAGCCATTGGCCACAATGCAGAAAACGCCAAGGCTGAACAGCATGATCAGGAAGCCGTGGGTTTCCATCGGATCGGCCCGACCAGCACCGGCCGCAGCCATGATCAGCCCGAGAAAGGCAAGCGCTCCCAAGATTGCCATGCTCAGGTGTCGTTCGGCCAGGGTGAGTTGCGCAACCATGATTCGAATTTCTGCTTCCCCTGCGTTTATGACGGACTAGCAAGAAAGATATATAATTAATACCTCTATTTCTGGTGCATCCACAAACCCCGGAA
The sequence above is a segment of the Croceicoccus naphthovorans genome. Coding sequences within it:
- the ccoN gene encoding cytochrome-c oxidase, cbb3-type subunit I, with protein sequence MVAQLTLAERHLSMAILGALAFLGLIMAAAGAGRADPMETHGFLIMLFSLGVFCIVANGYFEPEPPSSRHETYYDDPSKVGIVIAMLWAVFGMFIGDWVAWLLAFPDLTFDSAWSSFGRLRPAHTTGVIFGFGGNALIATSFHVMQRTSRARMPDQFSPWFVLVGYNLFCLLAVSGYFLGITQSKEYAEPEWYADIWLVIVWVTYLSLYLRTLARRKEPHIYVANWYYMAFILVVALLHVVNNLAVPASLGGVKSYSLFSGVQDAMTQWWYGHNAVAFFLTAGFLGMMYYYLPKRAGRPIYSYRMSIIGFWGITFFYMWAGSHHLHYTALPQWVQTLGMTFSVMLLVPSWIAAANALLTLNGAWDKVRDDATLRFMMMAAIFYGLSTFEGSFMAIRSVNALSHYTDWTIGHVHAGAMGWVALITFGSIYAVVPWLWKRERMYSPALVEVHFWLALAGTLIYVFAMWNSGIIQGLMWRTYNDSGTLTYSFLDSMVAMHPYYVARAIGGLLFLIGAIVGCYNIWMTIRRPSSAQDAADDQPLPIQLQPAE